Proteins co-encoded in one Victivallis lenta genomic window:
- the uxaC gene encoding glucuronate isomerase yields the protein MAFLDADYLISNETGKRIFASIKDLPVVDPHNHANLKEIAENDNYRDAWQLFAATDHYVWEMLRKRGVPEDLITGCAEPKAKFLAMAAVFPELAGNPVYEWVHLDLKNYFGIAEQLSEATGEKIWNEVNAKLATDAFRPQALLTGPLNVEVMSSTDDLIDTLEYHKQVNEAVGRVLVRPTWRPDKAMKIFAPGWRDYIRQVEARFGMKVESFDDMLAAMKLSHAHFAANGCRASDHGLEYPVYADCTFGNVDETFRKALAGKELTQAEIDCYMGTFMAEAAALNAETGWVTQLHIGAVRDVRYSLYEKLGPDVGGDVSSHFIDYTPSLVRFLNRFDGRLKVVLYCMDAIHQMTLATLTRAFGATVSLGAAWWLNDTPIGMRRQLEYVGSIDVLANYAGMVSDSRKLLSYGSRFEMFRRVLADVLGGMVERGQMPEEIAMSLAERISYSGVKRFWNL from the coding sequence ATGGCTTTTCTGGATGCCGATTACCTGATTTCGAATGAGACCGGCAAGCGCATTTTTGCATCGATCAAGGATCTTCCGGTCGTCGACCCGCACAACCACGCGAATCTGAAGGAGATTGCGGAAAACGACAACTACCGGGACGCCTGGCAGCTGTTCGCCGCAACCGACCATTACGTCTGGGAGATGCTCCGCAAGCGCGGCGTGCCCGAAGACCTGATCACCGGCTGCGCCGAACCGAAGGCGAAATTCCTGGCCATGGCCGCGGTTTTTCCGGAGCTGGCGGGGAATCCGGTCTATGAGTGGGTCCATCTCGACCTGAAGAACTACTTCGGCATCGCCGAACAGCTTTCCGAAGCGACCGGCGAGAAGATCTGGAACGAGGTCAATGCGAAGCTGGCCACCGACGCCTTCCGGCCGCAGGCGCTGCTGACCGGGCCGCTGAATGTCGAAGTCATGAGCTCGACCGACGACCTGATCGATACGCTCGAGTATCACAAGCAGGTCAACGAGGCGGTCGGCCGGGTGCTGGTGCGCCCGACCTGGCGTCCGGACAAGGCGATGAAAATCTTCGCACCCGGCTGGCGCGACTACATCCGTCAGGTCGAAGCGCGGTTCGGCATGAAGGTCGAGAGCTTCGACGATATGCTTGCGGCGATGAAGCTGTCGCACGCGCACTTTGCCGCGAACGGCTGCCGGGCGAGCGATCACGGGCTCGAGTATCCGGTTTACGCCGACTGCACGTTCGGCAATGTGGACGAGACGTTCCGGAAGGCGCTGGCCGGCAAGGAGCTGACCCAGGCCGAGATCGACTGCTACATGGGGACCTTCATGGCCGAAGCCGCCGCACTGAATGCGGAGACCGGCTGGGTGACCCAGCTTCATATCGGCGCGGTGCGCGATGTCCGTTACTCGCTTTACGAAAAGCTCGGCCCCGACGTCGGCGGCGATGTGTCGAGCCATTTCATCGACTACACGCCGTCGCTGGTCCGCTTCCTGAACCGTTTCGACGGGCGGCTGAAGGTCGTGCTCTACTGCATGGACGCGATCCATCAGATGACGCTTGCTACGCTGACCCGCGCTTTCGGAGCGACGGTTTCGCTCGGTGCGGCCTGGTGGCTGAACGACACGCCGATCGGCATGCGCCGGCAGCTCGAATATGTCGGTTCGATCGACGTGCTGGCGAATTACGCCGGCATGGTTTCGGATTCGCGCAAGCTGCTGAGCTACGGTTCGCGCTTCGAAATGTTCCGCCGCGTACTCGCGGATGTTCTCGGCGGCATGGTCGAGCGCGGCCAGATGCCGGAAGAGATCGCCATGTCTCTCGCGGAGCGGATCTCCTATTCCGGCGTCAAGCGCTTCTGGAACTTGTAA
- the purB gene encoding adenylosuccinate lyase: MNHNVYSSPLTDRYAGAEMSYIWSPQFKHSTWRRLWLELAKCEQKLGLAITDGQIKQMSEHLEDIDFDRVAAKEKELRHDVMSHIHVFGESCPDAMPIIHLGATSCFVTDNTELIQMREGMKVLRGKLLKLMDQLAAFCERNKALPTLGFTHYQPAQLTTVGKRFSLYLQDFMLDFERLEREIEELPFRSVKGTTGTQASFLELFDGDHAKCRELEKSVAAAMGFDRVIAVSGQTYTRKIDYFVMSILSGIAQSAAKMATDIRLLANLKEVEEPFEKKQIGSSAMAYKRNPMRSERVCSLARYVMNLPGNAAMTESTQWFERTLDDSANRRIILGEGFLTVDIILSLLINITDGLQLWPNVIRKHIQAELPFMATENLLMAAVKKGGNRQELHEVIRTHSMAAARRVKEEGADNDLLERLKSDPAFNCIRDEFDSLLDPATFVGRAPQQVQEFLAEEIRPILERYGKELSAAAADSVNV, from the coding sequence GTGAATCACAATGTCTATTCCAGTCCGCTGACCGACCGTTACGCCGGTGCAGAAATGAGCTACATCTGGTCGCCGCAGTTCAAGCATTCAACCTGGCGGCGGCTCTGGCTCGAGCTTGCGAAGTGCGAGCAGAAGCTCGGACTGGCCATTACGGACGGGCAGATCAAACAGATGTCCGAACACCTTGAGGATATCGATTTCGACCGCGTCGCGGCGAAGGAGAAGGAACTGCGGCACGACGTCATGAGCCATATCCATGTGTTCGGCGAATCCTGCCCCGATGCGATGCCGATCATCCATCTCGGGGCGACGAGCTGCTTCGTGACCGACAACACCGAGCTCATCCAGATGCGCGAGGGGATGAAGGTCCTGCGCGGCAAGCTCCTGAAGCTCATGGATCAGCTGGCCGCCTTCTGCGAGCGCAACAAGGCGCTGCCGACGCTCGGCTTCACGCACTACCAGCCGGCGCAGCTGACCACGGTCGGCAAGCGTTTCAGCCTCTACCTTCAGGATTTCATGCTCGACTTCGAGCGGCTGGAGCGCGAGATCGAGGAGCTGCCGTTCCGCAGCGTGAAAGGCACGACCGGGACGCAGGCGAGCTTCCTCGAGCTCTTCGACGGCGACCATGCGAAGTGCCGGGAGCTTGAGAAGTCGGTCGCGGCCGCAATGGGGTTCGACCGGGTGATCGCGGTCTCCGGGCAGACCTACACGCGCAAGATCGACTATTTCGTCATGTCGATCCTCTCCGGCATTGCCCAGTCGGCGGCCAAGATGGCGACCGACATCCGGCTGCTCGCGAACCTGAAAGAAGTCGAGGAACCGTTTGAAAAGAAGCAGATCGGTTCCTCCGCCATGGCTTACAAGCGCAATCCGATGCGCAGCGAGCGGGTCTGTTCTCTGGCGCGTTATGTCATGAACCTGCCCGGTAATGCCGCGATGACCGAATCAACCCAGTGGTTCGAGCGGACGCTGGACGACTCCGCGAACCGCCGCATCATTCTCGGCGAAGGGTTCCTGACGGTCGACATCATCCTGTCGCTGCTCATCAACATCACCGACGGCCTCCAGCTCTGGCCGAACGTGATCAGAAAGCACATCCAGGCCGAACTGCCGTTCATGGCGACCGAAAATCTGCTGATGGCCGCCGTGAAGAAGGGAGGCAACCGGCAGGAGCTGCACGAGGTGATCCGGACCCATTCGATGGCGGCGGCGCGCCGGGTCAAGGAGGAGGGGGCCGACAACGACCTGCTCGAACGGCTGAAAAGCGATCCGGCGTTCAACTGCATCCGGGACGAGTTCGATTCGCTGCTCGACCCGGCGACCTTCGTCGGCCGCGCGCCGCAGCAGGTGCAGGAGTTCCTCGCGGAGGAGATCCGGCCGATTCTGGAGCGGTACGGGAAAGAGCTTTCCGCCGCCGCCGCCGACTCGGTCAATGTGTGA
- a CDS encoding VOC family protein has translation MNATRFGLILKVNDLDACRIFYRDLLQLGEPVLDSTFAVVFHLTEELALTLEKSAAGYLEHASAASTFSFAVPDLEAFACRLDDCGYPLEKDPIRIGIIEYRRGTDPEGNPFLVFQE, from the coding sequence ATGAATGCAACTCGTTTCGGCCTGATCCTCAAGGTAAACGATCTTGATGCGTGCCGAATCTTCTACCGCGACCTTCTCCAGCTCGGCGAACCGGTCCTCGACAGCACGTTCGCCGTGGTCTTCCATCTGACGGAGGAATTGGCCCTGACCCTCGAAAAAAGCGCGGCCGGTTATCTCGAACACGCCTCGGCCGCTTCGACCTTCTCCTTCGCCGTCCCCGACCTCGAAGCGTTCGCCTGCCGGCTCGACGACTGCGGTTATCCGCTCGAAAAAGACCCGATCCGCATCGGCATCATCGAGTACCGCCGGGGAACCGATCCGGAAGGAAATCCGTTTCTCGTTTTTCAGGAATAA
- a CDS encoding LysM peptidoglycan-binding domain-containing protein: MKTTVLPLLLPLLIFAGLFPAGCSPSEPEKHPLYLKAAQLRSEGNPVEAEGYLRRYLERVPDSAPGHLALASLYDETLGNPTSALYHYEEYLRLVPEDAADRATVEHYRQLVRAKLLKELSGEPLPVVPVAVLAAENRQLRRTNDQLKRYIQNQNRKIAELLNGAPASVPSPSVSSGPRTYTVRQGDTPGKIAQRFYGTASKYPKIMEANHLTGSGNLRVGQQLIIPE; this comes from the coding sequence ATGAAAACGACGGTCCTGCCGCTCCTGCTGCCGCTTCTGATCTTCGCCGGACTGTTTCCGGCGGGCTGCAGCCCCTCCGAACCGGAGAAGCATCCGCTTTATCTGAAGGCGGCTCAACTGCGTTCCGAGGGGAATCCGGTGGAGGCGGAGGGATATCTCCGGCGTTATCTCGAGCGGGTTCCGGACTCCGCGCCGGGTCATCTGGCGCTGGCCAGCCTTTACGACGAAACGCTCGGCAACCCGACCTCCGCGCTTTACCACTACGAAGAGTATCTGCGCCTGGTGCCGGAGGATGCGGCGGACCGGGCCACGGTCGAGCATTACCGGCAGCTGGTTCGCGCCAAACTGCTGAAAGAGCTCTCCGGCGAGCCGCTGCCGGTGGTGCCGGTCGCAGTGCTTGCGGCGGAGAACCGTCAGCTGCGCCGGACGAACGACCAGCTGAAGCGTTACATCCAGAACCAGAACCGGAAGATTGCGGAGCTGCTGAACGGCGCTCCGGCCTCCGTGCCGTCGCCGTCCGTATCCTCCGGCCCCCGCACCTACACCGTGCGTCAGGGGGATACGCCGGGCAAAATCGCGCAGCGGTTTTACGGAACCGCCTCGAAATACCCGAAGATCATGGAAGCGAACCACCTGACCGGCAGCGGAAATCTGCGCGTCGGCCAGCAGTTGATCATCCCGGAATAA
- a CDS encoding RsmE family RNA methyltransferase — protein MHTFFTELSGNPGEAVALNPRERDHLFKTLRARPGDEVELFDGRGCRMTGIVREERCIELLETERCPEPEKKLHLFCAVPRKAKFDVLLKQAAELGVWSVRLIECARSVAKPEGSDRWQLLLQEGCKQSKNPFLPRIVPPVPLAAALEEVRRGGVSAFFGAVRSAERAVAADGDFAWFVGPEGGFTEEEESAMREAGVRGLNLGPYVLRLETAAVCGLAVLRQWMR, from the coding sequence ATGCATACATTTTTTACAGAACTGTCGGGAAATCCGGGGGAGGCCGTCGCGTTGAATCCGCGGGAACGCGACCACCTTTTCAAGACGCTGCGGGCGCGTCCCGGCGACGAGGTCGAGCTGTTCGACGGCCGGGGCTGCCGCATGACGGGTATCGTCCGTGAGGAGAGATGCATCGAACTTCTGGAAACGGAGCGCTGTCCGGAGCCGGAGAAGAAGCTTCATTTGTTCTGCGCGGTTCCGCGCAAGGCGAAGTTCGATGTGCTGCTGAAACAGGCGGCGGAGCTCGGCGTCTGGTCGGTCCGCCTCATTGAATGTGCCCGGTCGGTGGCGAAGCCGGAGGGCAGCGACCGCTGGCAGCTTCTGCTGCAGGAGGGGTGCAAGCAGTCGAAGAACCCGTTTCTGCCCCGCATCGTGCCTCCGGTTCCGCTGGCGGCCGCGCTGGAGGAGGTCCGGCGCGGCGGGGTGAGCGCTTTCTTCGGCGCCGTCCGTTCCGCGGAGCGGGCGGTCGCGGCGGACGGCGACTTCGCCTGGTTCGTCGGCCCCGAAGGCGGTTTTACGGAAGAAGAGGAATCGGCGATGCGGGAGGCCGGCGTGCGCGGGCTGAATCTCGGCCCCTATGTGCTGCGGCTCGAAACCGCCGCGGTCTGCGGCCTCGCCGTGCTGAGACAATGGATGAGGTGA
- a CDS encoding SLC13 family permease translates to MFASNLFFGAAEAASELAGSAAGSTHMWIGVAIFAAAYLFIASEKVDKTIAAMLGAGLMIALGVAGFNDMLGKIDLNVLGLLIGMMVIVNIMATTGVFEYLAVKIARQTKGNGVLVVMEFLLATAFISAFMDNVTTVILMAPVTILITQLLRLPTVPILIMEAIFSNIGGTATLIGDPPNILIGASCNLSFNDFLINLTPVVLIVMAVTLGVVLLQMRKNLRTAPSAVAQVRLTEPKLAILEPARLSRSMWVFAFVLLGFFTSRLTGLEPGIIAICGAFVMALVCKIELSHMLEKVEWNTILFFSGLFMMVGALEIDGVFNSLGQWMIHMTDGNFALTMMIILWGSAILSAVIDNIPLVISMIPLIQSIVPIFAGQMGIAGSEELITAQIREPLFWALALGACLGGNGTLIGASANVVVCQIARKNRYPVTFWQFTRYGFPLMILSVAICSVYLYFRYIF, encoded by the coding sequence ATGTTTGCATCCAATTTATTCTTCGGTGCGGCGGAGGCTGCCTCCGAACTTGCCGGAAGCGCCGCAGGCAGCACCCATATGTGGATCGGGGTGGCCATTTTCGCAGCCGCCTACCTTTTCATCGCGTCCGAGAAAGTCGACAAGACGATCGCGGCCATGCTCGGCGCCGGGCTGATGATCGCTCTCGGCGTAGCCGGTTTCAACGACATGCTCGGGAAGATCGATTTGAATGTGCTCGGGCTGCTGATCGGCATGATGGTCATCGTCAACATCATGGCGACGACCGGCGTTTTCGAATACCTGGCGGTGAAGATCGCCCGGCAGACCAAGGGCAACGGCGTGCTGGTCGTCATGGAGTTCCTGCTGGCGACCGCCTTCATTTCGGCCTTCATGGACAATGTGACGACCGTCATCCTGATGGCGCCGGTGACGATTCTCATTACGCAGCTTCTGCGGCTGCCGACCGTGCCGATCCTGATCATGGAGGCGATCTTCTCGAACATCGGCGGCACGGCGACGCTGATCGGCGACCCGCCGAACATCCTGATCGGCGCGAGCTGCAACCTTTCGTTCAACGATTTCCTGATCAACCTGACCCCGGTCGTCCTGATCGTGATGGCCGTGACGCTCGGCGTGGTGCTGCTTCAGATGCGCAAGAACCTGAGGACGGCGCCGAGCGCCGTGGCGCAGGTCCGCCTGACCGAGCCGAAGCTTGCGATTCTCGAACCGGCCCGGCTCTCCCGCTCGATGTGGGTGTTCGCCTTCGTCCTGCTCGGCTTTTTCACCAGCCGCCTGACCGGACTTGAACCCGGCATCATCGCGATCTGCGGCGCCTTCGTCATGGCGCTGGTCTGCAAAATCGAACTTTCGCACATGCTCGAAAAGGTCGAGTGGAACACGATCCTCTTTTTCAGCGGACTCTTCATGATGGTCGGCGCGCTCGAGATCGACGGCGTATTCAACAGTCTCGGCCAGTGGATGATCCATATGACCGACGGCAATTTCGCCCTGACCATGATGATCATTCTCTGGGGGAGCGCGATCCTGTCGGCGGTTATCGACAACATCCCGCTGGTGATTTCGATGATTCCGCTGATTCAGTCGATCGTCCCGATATTCGCCGGGCAGATGGGCATTGCCGGTTCGGAGGAGCTGATTACCGCGCAGATCCGGGAGCCGCTGTTCTGGGCGCTTGCGCTCGGCGCCTGCCTCGGCGGCAACGGAACGCTGATCGGCGCCTCGGCCAACGTCGTGGTCTGTCAGATCGCGCGCAAGAACCGTTATCCGGTCACCTTCTGGCAATTCACCCGTTACGGGTTCCCGCTGATGATTCTTTCGGTGGCGATCTGCTCGGTCTATCTGTATTTCAGATATATTTTCTGA
- a CDS encoding PTS sugar transporter subunit IIA — protein sequence MNDAPFNVAWNVVSRMSAADPAELFRKLASHAAKLEPLRKLDLTSSAILDMIWERENQSPTTLGCGLILPHARVGKLESLCAVCTTLEHPLDCETPDDVPVVFGCMLLIPEERPMEGLRFMADLAAVMHNPVWRDRLRSCESSDEMVRLFREIRKQRPPAVIASDIMGPPRLALSPEMPLQEATRLMADHRAAAVPVLDGDKLVGEIVADDLFKLGIPDFFSQLKSVGFIRYFDPFEEYFAVEIASKVSDVMNTEFKAFPETATLIEIVFAISVQKCPLIYIVGERNKLLGVIDRTLLLKRIINL from the coding sequence ATGAATGACGCTCCGTTCAATGTTGCCTGGAACGTGGTGAGCCGCATGTCGGCCGCGGATCCGGCCGAACTGTTCCGGAAGCTGGCCTCGCACGCAGCCAAGCTCGAACCGCTGCGCAAGCTCGACCTGACTTCCAGCGCGATCCTCGATATGATCTGGGAACGCGAAAACCAGAGCCCCACCACGCTCGGCTGCGGCCTGATCCTGCCGCATGCCCGGGTGGGCAAACTCGAATCTCTGTGCGCGGTCTGCACCACGCTGGAGCATCCGCTCGATTGCGAGACGCCGGACGATGTGCCGGTTGTCTTCGGCTGTATGCTGCTGATTCCGGAGGAACGGCCGATGGAGGGGCTGCGCTTCATGGCCGACCTCGCCGCCGTCATGCACAATCCGGTCTGGCGGGACCGGCTGCGCTCCTGCGAGTCCAGTGACGAGATGGTCCGGCTGTTCCGGGAGATCCGCAAGCAGCGGCCGCCGGCGGTCATCGCTTCCGACATCATGGGACCGCCCCGGCTCGCGCTCTCCCCCGAGATGCCGCTGCAGGAGGCGACCCGGCTGATGGCGGATCACCGCGCCGCGGCGGTTCCGGTGCTCGACGGCGACAAACTGGTCGGCGAGATCGTCGCCGACGACCTGTTCAAGCTCGGCATTCCGGATTTCTTTTCGCAGCTGAAGAGCGTCGGTTTCATCCGCTACTTCGACCCGTTCGAAGAGTATTTCGCCGTCGAGATCGCCTCGAAGGTGTCGGATGTCATGAATACGGAATTCAAGGCGTTTCCCGAGACCGCCACGCTGATCGAAATCGTCTTTGCGATATCGGTGCAGAAGTGTCCGCTGATCTACATCGTCGGCGAACGCAACAAGCTGCTGGGCGTGATCGACCGCACGCTGCTTTTGAAACGAATCATCAATCTCTGA
- a CDS encoding 16S rRNA (uracil(1498)-N(3))-methyltransferase, producing the protein MNLLLLEPSDFISGSVVRISGRRLRQLADVIRAEPGKRCKAGLLNGLTGTAELLSITPETAELSVAWNGEPPPKLAVTLIAALPRPKTFLKVLHTATVMGTERMIFIESWKVDKSYWSTPLIGPESVRENLLLALEQAGDTVLPAVEFRRRFKPFVEDELPGVAAGTTAIAGHPAAEASLPRHLSGKITLVVGPEGGFTEYEIGLLAANGVTPMSFGRRIMRTEFAVTALLARIAP; encoded by the coding sequence TTGAATCTTCTGCTGCTGGAACCCTCCGACTTCATTTCCGGCTCCGTCGTGCGTATTTCGGGACGGCGTCTGCGCCAGCTTGCCGACGTGATCCGCGCCGAGCCCGGCAAGCGCTGCAAGGCCGGCCTGCTGAACGGTCTGACCGGCACGGCGGAGCTTTTGTCGATCACGCCGGAAACGGCGGAGCTCTCCGTCGCCTGGAACGGGGAGCCGCCGCCGAAGCTGGCCGTCACTCTGATCGCGGCGCTGCCGCGCCCCAAGACATTTCTGAAAGTCCTGCACACGGCGACGGTCATGGGGACGGAACGGATGATTTTCATCGAGAGCTGGAAGGTCGATAAGAGTTACTGGTCGACGCCGCTGATCGGGCCGGAAAGCGTCCGGGAAAATCTGCTGCTGGCGCTGGAACAGGCCGGGGATACGGTATTGCCGGCGGTTGAATTCCGGCGCCGGTTCAAGCCGTTCGTCGAGGACGAGCTGCCCGGCGTTGCGGCCGGGACGACGGCGATAGCGGGTCACCCGGCAGCCGAGGCGTCACTTCCCCGTCACTTATCCGGCAAAATCACGCTTGTCGTTGGTCCTGAGGGAGGATTCACGGAGTATGAGATCGGTTTGCTGGCCGCGAACGGAGTGACGCCGATGAGTTTCGGCCGCCGGATCATGCGGACGGAATTCGCCGTCACGGCGCTGCTGGCCCGCATCGCGCCCTGA
- a CDS encoding ABC transporter substrate-binding protein: MGSRTTSIGRALRLTAAALFLLCSAAAGGETPLRTLYSSGGSRVKTLDPAQADDLSSRNMVAGIYDTLLEYDYAARPYKLVPSMLAGMPKANAALDVYSFRLRDDLRFAADRCFDGLPEEVRRITARDVLYSILRIADRRNHSPVYWLFRGKIRGLDAFHEADAPDYDAGIEGFRILDDLNFEIHLTKPDPRFLYMLAIPNAAVVSRRAAEFYGESLARHPVGSGPFVLTSWINDYKLQLDRNPDYRVQYYPEAENPADRSRPLPLADRVVFYLVKQPMSSYLLFLQGRLDLNALDKDNLDLVAGGGKTLSPALAARGIRLLRTPEFEVRYVGFNFSDPLLGKNLELRRAISLAYNVQRRVEHTNYQLIPAQGPIPPGVAGFDEAFRNPWCADDPELAKLHLEKAGFKDGIDPATGKPLRFSFDQTGNSSAYRQLGELTAADLGAIGIEVEPVLNNNPRFYEKLRQGKLQLFRLSWVGDYPDAENFLQLFYSKNIGGCNRVGFSDPEFDRMFEEILPMPDSPERTRRYKQMVRYLADRVPWVFEGFPIAYQLNHAWLENYHPHDFVFFKWKYLSVDPAKRDRLRSTFKPLSFAELNMQ; the protein is encoded by the coding sequence GTGGGCAGCAGGACTACCAGCATCGGAAGAGCGCTCCGCCTGACGGCGGCGGCGCTCTTTTTGCTGTGTTCGGCGGCAGCCGGCGGCGAAACGCCGCTGAGGACGCTCTATTCCTCCGGCGGCAGCCGGGTCAAGACACTCGACCCGGCGCAGGCGGACGATCTGTCGAGCCGGAATATGGTCGCCGGCATTTACGACACGCTGCTCGAATACGATTATGCGGCACGCCCGTACAAACTCGTCCCCTCCATGCTGGCCGGGATGCCGAAGGCGAATGCGGCGCTCGACGTCTACTCGTTCCGGCTGCGGGACGACCTGCGGTTTGCGGCGGACCGCTGTTTTGACGGTTTGCCGGAGGAGGTGCGGCGGATCACCGCCAGGGATGTGCTTTATTCGATTCTGCGCATCGCCGACCGCCGGAACCACAGCCCGGTTTACTGGCTTTTTCGCGGCAAAATCCGGGGGCTCGATGCGTTTCATGAAGCGGATGCGCCCGATTACGATGCCGGAATCGAAGGCTTCCGCATTCTCGACGACCTGAATTTCGAGATTCACCTGACCAAGCCCGACCCGCGTTTTCTGTATATGCTGGCAATTCCGAATGCGGCGGTCGTGTCGCGGCGGGCGGCGGAATTCTACGGGGAGTCGCTCGCGCGCCATCCGGTCGGCTCCGGTCCGTTCGTGCTGACCAGCTGGATCAACGATTACAAGCTCCAGCTCGACCGGAATCCGGACTACCGGGTTCAGTACTATCCGGAAGCCGAGAATCCGGCTGACCGGAGCCGTCCGCTGCCGCTGGCCGACCGGGTGGTCTTCTACCTGGTCAAGCAGCCGATGTCCTCTTATTTGCTGTTTCTGCAGGGACGGCTCGATCTGAATGCGCTCGACAAGGACAACCTCGACCTTGTTGCAGGCGGGGGAAAAACGCTTTCCCCGGCGCTGGCGGCGCGCGGGATCAGGCTGCTGCGGACTCCGGAATTCGAGGTGCGCTATGTCGGATTCAACTTTTCGGACCCGCTGCTCGGGAAGAACCTCGAGCTCCGGCGCGCAATCAGCCTCGCCTACAATGTTCAGCGGCGCGTCGAGCATACGAATTACCAGTTGATTCCGGCGCAGGGACCGATTCCGCCCGGCGTGGCCGGATTCGACGAGGCGTTCCGGAATCCGTGGTGTGCGGATGACCCGGAGCTTGCGAAGCTGCATCTGGAAAAGGCCGGGTTCAAGGACGGGATCGACCCCGCCACCGGAAAACCGCTCCGTTTCAGCTTCGACCAGACCGGCAACAGTTCGGCCTACCGGCAGCTCGGCGAGCTGACGGCGGCGGATCTCGGCGCGATCGGCATCGAGGTCGAACCGGTGCTGAACAACAATCCTCGTTTCTACGAAAAGCTGCGTCAGGGGAAGCTCCAGCTGTTTCGGCTGTCGTGGGTCGGGGATTATCCGGATGCGGAGAACTTTCTGCAGCTCTTTTACAGCAAGAACATCGGCGGCTGCAACCGGGTCGGCTTCAGCGACCCGGAGTTCGACCGGATGTTCGAAGAGATTCTGCCGATGCCGGATTCTCCGGAGCGGACCAGGCGTTACAAGCAGATGGTCCGTTATCTGGCCGACCGGGTGCCGTGGGTTTTCGAGGGGTTCCCGATCGCGTATCAGCTGAATCATGCGTGGCTGGAGAATTATCACCCGCACGATTTCGTCTTTTTCAAATGGAAATATCTGTCGGTCGACCCGGCGAAACGGGACCGTCTCCGGAGTACATTCAAACCGCTCAGTTTCGCGGAGCTGAACATGCAATAG